A section of the Ciona intestinalis chromosome 4, KH, whole genome shotgun sequence genome encodes:
- the LOC108949457 gene encoding uncharacterized protein LOC108949457 isoform X1 has translation MNTGLKELMLYACGKIAQADGACDVLLEVIMAVINSGFCNKICGLISENLIVSMTDSTKAARQVSCCLHLMSKCLDLVPNASVNEVSMLTIVVERVVDTMDIGHLENISERLEEVKIRKDEAVRKFMEDRIERNNNSEERLPLDNFRSTSVLPTLDDIIKTEKPFLRKNRIGVPYDSRKRRYSACGHIIELYSH, from the exons ATGAATACAG GTTTAAAAGAATTGATGCTTTATGCTTGTGGAAAGATTGCTCAAGCAGATGGAGCATGTGATGTTCTACTGGAAGTTATAATGGCAGTTATTAACAGTggtttttgcaataaaatttgTGGATTGATCAGTGAAAATTTGATAGTAAG TATGACGGATTCTACTAAAGCAGCCAGACAAGTATCATGTTGCTTGCACCTAATGTCAAAGTGTCTTGACTTAGTACCAAATGCATCGGTTAATgag GTATCGATGTTAACTATTGTGGTTGAAAGAGTAGTTGACACAATGGATATTGGACACCTGGAAAATATTAGTGAACGACTGGAAGAAGTGAAAATACGTAAAGATGAAGCAGTTAG GAAGTTTATGGAAGATCGTATTGAAAGAAATAACAACTCTGAAGAAAGACTACCACTAGATAACTTCAGATCTACTTCTGTCTTACCCACCCTCGATGATATTATAAAGACAGAAAAACCATTTTTAAGGAAAAACCGCATTGGTGTTCCTTATGATAG CAGAAAAAGAAGATACTCAGCATGTGGACACATCATTGAATTATACTCTCATTGA
- the LOC108949457 gene encoding uncharacterized protein LOC108949457 isoform X2, whose translation MNTGLKELMLYACGKIAQADGACDVLLEVIMAVINSGFCNKICGLISENLIVSMTDSTKAARQVSCCLHLMSKCLDLVPNASVNEVSMLTIVVERVVDTMDIGHLENISERLEEVKIRKDEAVRKFMEDRIERNNNSEERLPLDNFRSTSVLPTLDDIIKTEKPFLRKNRIGVPYDRKRRYSACGHIIELYSH comes from the exons ATGAATACAG GTTTAAAAGAATTGATGCTTTATGCTTGTGGAAAGATTGCTCAAGCAGATGGAGCATGTGATGTTCTACTGGAAGTTATAATGGCAGTTATTAACAGTggtttttgcaataaaatttgTGGATTGATCAGTGAAAATTTGATAGTAAG TATGACGGATTCTACTAAAGCAGCCAGACAAGTATCATGTTGCTTGCACCTAATGTCAAAGTGTCTTGACTTAGTACCAAATGCATCGGTTAATgag GTATCGATGTTAACTATTGTGGTTGAAAGAGTAGTTGACACAATGGATATTGGACACCTGGAAAATATTAGTGAACGACTGGAAGAAGTGAAAATACGTAAAGATGAAGCAGTTAG GAAGTTTATGGAAGATCGTATTGAAAGAAATAACAACTCTGAAGAAAGACTACCACTAGATAACTTCAGATCTACTTCTGTCTTACCCACCCTCGATGATATTATAAAGACAGAAAAACCATTTTTAAGGAAAAACCGCATTGGTGTTCCTTATGATAG AAAAAGAAGATACTCAGCATGTGGACACATCATTGAATTATACTCTCATTGA
- the LOC100186029 gene encoding uncharacterized protein LOC100186029 isoform X1, with amino-acid sequence MDSRFGSGSPLPLGMTTSQSSSYFVSLPLSSLGHASGDCIGFANAIKHHPLQKYEGEESKQKIKVITHAVVEWFLSWEPWQWRILFSGLVNRFEKSQLQSLSIAVESVFHRDFLADLQDEYPMRKVRARRNSPTMQQESMECTESNNVEMGEVSELTFRTDSNAFISKNLSDSNGRPSYVSDSRITRYSSTLSEVKRLQLSEHEEVPRSTSSSRNLSPIEESSASLGPRPSPHNEKTPFLSLTPQFSNFISAARIGTTASTSSAQSVAPSLSPIEETSPENSSKGASPATALNATQNKFNQNSQTKSTLQAAPQKSKLGKNTKKTLSGDLEPVRADSAASKWTMGPPEDEEISGFHTNFTEMSVKMKDFFPAENQKVLGKPVASRSQIGSAFMQRFDVCRNKIPGPTAKQLYKNSKFWSTEKITVEAKPQRLKEDFGKQLQKIWNWLESWRDHQIVQLLLKLLAHSDGETVKYVAHCIKLNAKNVSSTESTASLLPDNYWLSVFDHLSSVDIAHCGEVCRWWYCLAQTDWLWKNKCKEIGDEYGVENFLQLMEETAHEHETLDWKQAYIELHERMKRNASKFSDLRSSSKASAFSDGNQCPCSNYVFKILLQKLWVKLLLNRMI; translated from the exons ATGGATTCAAGGTTCGGCTCCGGCTCTCCGCTACCactgggc ATGACAACTTCACAAAGTTCAAGTTACTTTGTCAGCCTTCCACTGTCAAGTTTGGGTCATGCATCTGGTGATTGCATTGGTTTTGCAAATGCAATTAAACATCACCCTTTGCAAAAGTATGAAGGGGAAGAATCAAAGCAAAAAATCAAAGTCATAACTCATGCTGTTGTTGAGTGGTTTTTAAGCTGGGAGCCATGGCAGTGGAGAATTCTCTTCTCTGGTTTGGTAAACAGATTTGAAAAGTCGCAGCTTCAGAGTTTGAGCATCGCTGTTGAGTCAGTTTTCCATCGAGACTTTCTCGCTGATCTACAGGACGAGTACCCTATGCGGAAAGTCAGAGCTCGACGCAATTCTCCTACCATGCAGCAAGAGTCTATGGAATGCACAGAGAGCAACAATGTTGAAATGGGAGAAGTTTCAGAGCTTACATTTCGAACTGACAGTAAtgcttttatttcaaaaaacttGAGTGACTCGAATGGTAGACCAAGTTATGTCAGTGATTCTAGAATCACTAGATACTCAAGCACTCTAAGTGAGGTAAAAAGGCTGCAGTTAAGTGAGCATGAAGAAGTCCCACGGTCCACATCAAGCTCAAGGAACCTATCACCTATTGAAGAAAGCAGTGCAAGCCTTGGACCTAGGCCATCACCCCACAATGAGAAAACACCATTCCTATCTCTCACCCCACAGTTTTCCAACTTCATCAGTGCAGCAAGAATAGGCACAACAGCATCAACAAGCTCTGCTCAGTCAGTGGCTCCTAGTCTTTCACCTATAGAAGAAACAAGCCCAGAAAACAGCTCCAAAGGTGCTTCTCCTGCAACAGCCTTAAATGCCACACAAAACAAGTTCAATCAAAATAGCCAAACAAAAAGTACACTACAGGCTGCCCCTCAAAAGTCCAAACTTGGCAAAAATACGAAGAAAACTCTCTCAGG TGATCTTGAACCAGTCCGGGCAGACTCTGCTGCCTCCAAGTGGACAATGGGTCCTCCTGAAGATGAAGAGATCTCTGGCTTCCACACCAACTTTACTGAGATGAGTGTAAAAATGAAAGATTTCTTCCCAGCAGAAAACCAGAAAGTTCTAGGCAAACCAGTAGCTTCAAGAAGTCAGATTGGAAGTGCATTCATGCAGAG GTTTGACGTCTGTAGAAACAAGATACCCGGTCCTACAGCAAAACAACTTTACAAGAACAGCAAATTCTGGTCAACAGAAAAGATCACCGTGGAAGCAAAACCTCAAAGACTAAAAGAGGATTTCGGAAAACAGCTTCAAAAAATTTGGAAT TGGTTAGAGTCATGGCGTGACCACCAGATTGTACAGTTGCTTCTCAAACTTTTGGCACATTCTGATGGAGAAACTGTAAAGTATGTGGCGCACTGCATCAAGCTAAATGCAAAAAATG TTTCCTCTACTGAAAGTACAGCGTCCTTACTACCAGATAACTATTGGTTGTCTGTATTTGACCACCTATCTTCAGTTGACATAGCTCACTGTGGAGAAGTATGTAGATGGTGGTACTGCCTTGCACAAACTGATTGGTTATGGAAGAACAAATGCAAAGAAATAG GAGATGAGTATGGTGTTGAAAACTTCCTACAGCTGATGGAAGAGACAGCACATGAACACGAAACTTTAGACTGGAAACAAGCATACATTGAACTGCATGAACGCATGAAAAGAAATGCGTCAAAATTTTCTGACTTGCGCTCAAGTAGCAAAGCTTCTGCTTTCTCAGATGGTAATCAGTGCCCATGTtctaattatgtttttaaaattttactgcAGAAATTATGGGTTAAACTATTACTGAATAgaatgatttaa
- the LOC100186029 gene encoding uncharacterized protein LOC100186029 isoform X2, with the protein MTTSQSSSYFVSLPLSSLGHASGDCIGFANAIKHHPLQKYEGEESKQKIKVITHAVVEWFLSWEPWQWRILFSGLVNRFEKSQLQSLSIAVESVFHRDFLADLQDEYPMRKVRARRNSPTMQQESMECTESNNVEMGEVSELTFRTDSNAFISKNLSDSNGRPSYVSDSRITRYSSTLSEVKRLQLSEHEEVPRSTSSSRNLSPIEESSASLGPRPSPHNEKTPFLSLTPQFSNFISAARIGTTASTSSAQSVAPSLSPIEETSPENSSKGASPATALNATQNKFNQNSQTKSTLQAAPQKSKLGKNTKKTLSGDLEPVRADSAASKWTMGPPEDEEISGFHTNFTEMSVKMKDFFPAENQKVLGKPVASRSQIGSAFMQRFDVCRNKIPGPTAKQLYKNSKFWSTEKITVEAKPQRLKEDFGKQLQKIWNWLESWRDHQIVQLLLKLLAHSDGETVKYVAHCIKLNAKNVSSTESTASLLPDNYWLSVFDHLSSVDIAHCGEVCRWWYCLAQTDWLWKNKCKEIGDEYGVENFLQLMEETAHEHETLDWKQAYIELHERMKRNASKFSDLRSSSKASAFSDGNQCPCSNYVFKILLQKLWVKLLLNRMI; encoded by the exons ATGACAACTTCACAAAGTTCAAGTTACTTTGTCAGCCTTCCACTGTCAAGTTTGGGTCATGCATCTGGTGATTGCATTGGTTTTGCAAATGCAATTAAACATCACCCTTTGCAAAAGTATGAAGGGGAAGAATCAAAGCAAAAAATCAAAGTCATAACTCATGCTGTTGTTGAGTGGTTTTTAAGCTGGGAGCCATGGCAGTGGAGAATTCTCTTCTCTGGTTTGGTAAACAGATTTGAAAAGTCGCAGCTTCAGAGTTTGAGCATCGCTGTTGAGTCAGTTTTCCATCGAGACTTTCTCGCTGATCTACAGGACGAGTACCCTATGCGGAAAGTCAGAGCTCGACGCAATTCTCCTACCATGCAGCAAGAGTCTATGGAATGCACAGAGAGCAACAATGTTGAAATGGGAGAAGTTTCAGAGCTTACATTTCGAACTGACAGTAAtgcttttatttcaaaaaacttGAGTGACTCGAATGGTAGACCAAGTTATGTCAGTGATTCTAGAATCACTAGATACTCAAGCACTCTAAGTGAGGTAAAAAGGCTGCAGTTAAGTGAGCATGAAGAAGTCCCACGGTCCACATCAAGCTCAAGGAACCTATCACCTATTGAAGAAAGCAGTGCAAGCCTTGGACCTAGGCCATCACCCCACAATGAGAAAACACCATTCCTATCTCTCACCCCACAGTTTTCCAACTTCATCAGTGCAGCAAGAATAGGCACAACAGCATCAACAAGCTCTGCTCAGTCAGTGGCTCCTAGTCTTTCACCTATAGAAGAAACAAGCCCAGAAAACAGCTCCAAAGGTGCTTCTCCTGCAACAGCCTTAAATGCCACACAAAACAAGTTCAATCAAAATAGCCAAACAAAAAGTACACTACAGGCTGCCCCTCAAAAGTCCAAACTTGGCAAAAATACGAAGAAAACTCTCTCAGG TGATCTTGAACCAGTCCGGGCAGACTCTGCTGCCTCCAAGTGGACAATGGGTCCTCCTGAAGATGAAGAGATCTCTGGCTTCCACACCAACTTTACTGAGATGAGTGTAAAAATGAAAGATTTCTTCCCAGCAGAAAACCAGAAAGTTCTAGGCAAACCAGTAGCTTCAAGAAGTCAGATTGGAAGTGCATTCATGCAGAG GTTTGACGTCTGTAGAAACAAGATACCCGGTCCTACAGCAAAACAACTTTACAAGAACAGCAAATTCTGGTCAACAGAAAAGATCACCGTGGAAGCAAAACCTCAAAGACTAAAAGAGGATTTCGGAAAACAGCTTCAAAAAATTTGGAAT TGGTTAGAGTCATGGCGTGACCACCAGATTGTACAGTTGCTTCTCAAACTTTTGGCACATTCTGATGGAGAAACTGTAAAGTATGTGGCGCACTGCATCAAGCTAAATGCAAAAAATG TTTCCTCTACTGAAAGTACAGCGTCCTTACTACCAGATAACTATTGGTTGTCTGTATTTGACCACCTATCTTCAGTTGACATAGCTCACTGTGGAGAAGTATGTAGATGGTGGTACTGCCTTGCACAAACTGATTGGTTATGGAAGAACAAATGCAAAGAAATAG GAGATGAGTATGGTGTTGAAAACTTCCTACAGCTGATGGAAGAGACAGCACATGAACACGAAACTTTAGACTGGAAACAAGCATACATTGAACTGCATGAACGCATGAAAAGAAATGCGTCAAAATTTTCTGACTTGCGCTCAAGTAGCAAAGCTTCTGCTTTCTCAGATGGTAATCAGTGCCCATGTtctaattatgtttttaaaattttactgcAGAAATTATGGGTTAAACTATTACTGAATAgaatgatttaa